From Topomyia yanbarensis strain Yona2022 chromosome 1, ASM3024719v1, whole genome shotgun sequence, one genomic window encodes:
- the LOC131677520 gene encoding uncharacterized protein LOC131677520 — protein sequence MPRGLVGQLVCIVQDCSARTRRTTLAVFPGPKCAGTQKLWKEALEQPIDGDIEGPYGVCELHFSEEYLVREKQSIWLNPGAVPNSTVKGARLPVRCRMCAKSERTTMENTVSKLSKDKQLLPVLRICLDLENTKHRKLPDGVCEGCTSMVRFIGRYAESCWNAQNELLKQCVTERSTIPKPWKRARKYENHSQIIVIPTEAASPDLVLESSNLETISTKLQHDPLDAEEALQVLTSIGLVTSDTDDGYKQELVGENILPEELSSEIKTEPIVYLDDSDEQQNITTESTSLPSNCRKMKTKSLSNLRKSPFRKSTKSDTTSNVANKQHIRSLRARNYECGFCLQSFDTQGTLERHIRLHERELDEYGTTSGANGKELDFIRCLQCRTQYRTALELKEHINLEHANQTDCLICGEKFKRKSRLDEHVIRTHGAIFV from the exons ATGCCCCGTGGTTTGGTCGGACAACTAGTCTgcattgtacaggactgcagtGCACGAACGAGACGTACAACTCTAGCCGTGTTTCCGGGCCCTAAATGTGCCGGTACGCAAAAGTTGTGGAAGGAAGCCCTCGAACAACCGATTGATGGTGACATCGAAGGACCGTATGGTGTTTGTGAGTTACATTTCAGTGAGGAATATCTAGTTCGAGAAAAACAGAGCATCTGGTTGAACCCCGGTGCTGTACCGAATTCGACGGTGAAAGGAGCTCGCCTTCCAGTCCGCTGTCGGATGTGTGCCAAGAGTGAGCGTACAACCATGGAAAATACTGTGTCCAAGCTGAGCAAAGATAAACAGCTGCTGCCAGTATTGCGCATTTGCTTGGATCTGGAGAACACTAAGCACAGAAAGCTTCCGGATGGGGTTTGCGAAGGATGCACGTCCATGGTACGGTTCATTGGTCGTTACGCTGAAAGTTGCTGGAACGCGCAGAATGAATTATTAAAACAATGCGTGACGGAAAGGAGTACGATACCAAAACCATGGAAAAGAGCtcgaaaatatgaaaatcatTCGCAG ATAATTGTTATTCCAACAGAAGCTGCTTCTCCTGATTTAGTATTAGAATCATCGAATTTGGAAACGATCAGCACCAAACTGCAGCACGATCCACTAGATGCCGAAGAAGCTCTTCAAGTTCTAACCTCTATAGGCTTGGTCACATCTGACACTGATGATGGATATAAACAAGAGCTGGTAGGTGAGAACATTCTACCAGAAGAACTATCGAGTGAGATTAAAACGGAGCCCATAGTATACCTGGATGACAGTGATGAACAACAAAATATTACAACGGAAAGTACTTCACTGCCCTCGAATTGTAGAAAAATGAAAACGAAAAGCCTAAGCAATCTGAGAAAATCCCCATTTCGAAAATCTACCAAAAGTGACACCACATCGAACGTAGCTAACAAGCAGCACATACGATCGTTACGCGCGCGTAATTACGAGTGTGGCTTCTGTTTGCAGTCATTTGACACACAGGGTACACTGGAACGTCACATTCGCCTTCACGAACGGGAGCTGGACGAGTATGGGACAACTTCTGGGGCCAACGGTAAGGAATTGGATTTCATTCGATGCCTACAGTGTCGAACACAGTACCGCACTGCTCTGGAGTTAAAGGAGCATATAAATCTGGAACACGCCAATCAAACCGATTGTCTAATTTGCGGAGAGAAATTCAA